From a region of the Oryza sativa Japonica Group chromosome 6, ASM3414082v1 genome:
- the LOC107277137 gene encoding exocyst complex component EXO70B1: MAIMHARFEVSDVVGGDGSSSGGSSPASVSGPSDSDGSSCSSSSAADELFPDARELPSTSASVPVLAGVGFHPISPTSLSVLSDIDVHMQRMARLLPAFASPAAAPRAQALGRWLAGFDVGWVLEMDAGGGRLPRREVGRRVRVWAQALSTMDRVFRLRHREARNPANEAAAAQLAALGELASASAGAMLRLATAVAALGASPSALLAALDVYVPVSEAYPGLARMFSWSTAAADAALAALVDAARRCVRGLPASIRSHYPWRMPQGGEVHPCVGFWMGYFRCMLRNRVSLYLVLAGGDGGETATTPALAPGGEGGLVADLISRLEAVLEEKSGELAFPGLRQVFMLNNTHAIVRRAVRSDLAMFLPPGWTRAREERMEGYVKSYLDASWAPVVSRLAAAATKPAAVSVLRRRRDPLAAFNSALENACSAQRCWKVPSPVLRRVLRRTVSEHVVPAYRRCLEAAETPAAARTVEELERQLSELFEG; encoded by the coding sequence ATGGCCATCATGCACGCGCGCTTCGAGGTCTccgacgtcgtcggcggcgacggttcCAGCAGCGGCGGGAGCAGCCCGGCGTCGGTCTCCGGCCCGTCCGACAGCGACGGatccagctgcagcagcagcagcgccgccgacgagctaTTCCCGGACGCGCGCGAGCttccctccacctccgcctctgTGCCGGtgctcgccggcgtcggctTCCACCCGATCTCTCCGACGTCGCTGTCCGTGCTCTCCGACATCGACGTGCACATGCAGCGCATGGCGCGTCTCCTCCCGGCCTTcgcgtcccccgccgccgcgccgcgcgcccagGCGCTGGGTCGGTGGCTCGCCGGGTTCGACGTCGGCTGGGTGCTGGAgatggacgccggcggcggccggctccCGCGGCGGGAGGTCGGGAGGAGGGTGAGGGTGTGGGCGCAGGCGCTGAGCACCATGGACCGCGTGTTCCGCCTCCGGCACCGGGAGGCGCGCAACCCGGCCaacgaggccgcggcggcgcagctcgcCGCGCTCGGCGAGCTGGCGTCCGCGAGCGCCGGCGCGATGCTGAGGCTGGCCACGGCCGTCGCGGCGCTCGGGGCCTCGCCGTCGGCGCTGCTCGCGGCGCTCGACGTGTACGTGCCGGTGTCGGAGGCGTACCCGGGCCTCGCGAGGATGTTCTCCTGGAGCACCGCCGCGGCCGACGCGGCGCTCGCCGCGCTGGTggacgccgcccgccgctgcgtGCGCGGCCTCCCGGCGTCCATACGGTCGCACTACCCGTGGCGGATGCCGCAGGGCGGCGAGGTGCACCCCTGCGTCGGGTTCTGGATGGGCTACTTCCGCTGCATGCTGCGCAACCGCGTCTCCCTCTacctcgtcctcgccggcggcgacggcggcgagacaGCGACGACGCCGGCTCTCGCgcccggcggcgagggaggcctAGTGGCCGACCTGATCTCGCGCCTGGAGGCCGTGCTCGAGGAGAAGTCCGGCGAGCTCGCGTTCCCGGGGCTGAGGCAGGTGTTCATGCTGAACAACACGCACGCCATCgtgcgccgcgccgtgcgctcCGACCTCGCCATGTTCCTGCCGCCGGGATGGACGCGCGCCCGGGAGGAGCGCATGGAGGGCTACGTCAAGAGCTACCTCGACGCGTCGTGGGCGCCCGTCGtgtctcgcctcgccgccgcggcgacaaAGCCGGCCGCCGTGAGcgtgctccggcggcggcgagacccGCTGGCGGCGTTCAACTCGGCGCTGGAGAACGCCTGCAGCGCGCAGAGATGCTGGAAGGTGCCCAGCCCGGTGCTCCGCCGCGTGCTCCGGCGAACCGTGTCGGAGCACGTCGTGCCGGCGTACCGCCGGTGTCTCGAGGCGGCTGagacgcccgccgccgcgcgcaccgTCGAGGAGCTGGAGCGCCAGCTATCGGAGTTGTTCGAAGGGTAG
- the LOC107276745 gene encoding probable histidine kinase 2, producing the protein MREVEEVSKWRRRCCYFWILFPLAVIATCMTITVVTFCSSTMYMTEVMGEATKGAMDSALMHIAGNMRPLLEANRSVFTIANTLHVQGNMASFSHVGPKLFLAFSMQPLQAQISYAAVDGAAFAYYRAGGGDGEARGFRVVLRKSAMVGVFRRGGVTMVAVACAAAAAATVACVLMARALRRAVAREAALGADLARHRDALRQAERKSMNKSNAFASASHDIRSALAAVAGLVEVSRPEANPNIVDNLNQMELCTNKLLDILNSILDTTKVESGKVQLEEVEFNMADVLEESVDMANVVGITKGIEVIWDPCDFSVMKCDNIIGDSKRFKQILDNLLGNAMKFTQEGHVILRAWANRPIARGSIGAPSRFAYRSLENNFFSFFFGAKEDRVSQNSFNPLQNDPNSVEFYFEVVDTGIGIPKEKRESVFENYVQVKEGHGGTGLGLGIVQSFVRLMGGEISIKEKEPGERGTCFGFNVLLKTSGNQAAEEDIEEGPSTVSELDIRASVFRETNCFKGWHCILFVHGDETRRVLQAWMESIGMKVWMVPGVESISSTLEKARSSRDDCDVDRCFSSKEMVSQVLPTTLRNNNIMARNLGEHHPLGMLLIVDVSNGQLENIQRQARDFTQMRSQVPCKFVCLTDLRTSYKDFRRFEEMSCDLILRKPVHGSRLYSLLMTLRDVQSSPMHRSSLVGHENYVTRHQDSANIVALAEVGRLDQGLKTEEDRPLDGMHVLLVEDTLVLQTIQRKMLNQLGAIVELAGDGAKAVDMFRDAIERASVSEEHSVPLPYDVIFMDCQMPRMDGYEATRRIREEESRYGIRTPIIALTAHSMEDDLQKAIDVGMDLHMTKPIERRRIVEAVHGVCKGKN; encoded by the exons ATGAGGGAGGTAGAAGAAGTTAGCAAATGGAGACGCCGTTGCTGCTACTTCTGGATCCTATTCCCGTTG GCTGTGATTGCAACATGCATGACAATCACAGTAGTCACCTTCTGCTCCTCTACGATGTACATGACAGAGGTGATGGGTGAGGCCACCAAGGGCGCCATGGATTCGGCTTTGATGCACATCGCCGGCAACATGCGACCTCTTCTTGAAGCAAATCGCTCAGTTTTCACCATTGCCAACACCTTGCATGTTCAGGGCAACATGGCTTCCTTTTCTCAT GTGGGACCCAAGCTGTTCTTGGCCTTCTCCATGCAGCCGCTGCAAGCTCAAATCTCCTACGCCGCCGTCGATGGCGCCGCCTTCGCCTActaccgcgccggcggcggcgacggcgaggcgaga GGTTTCAGGGTGGTGCTCCGGAAGAGCGCGATGGTGGGCGTGTTCCGGCGGGGCGGCGTGacgatggtggcggtggcgtgcgcggcggcggcggcggcgacggtggcgtgcGTGCTGATGGCGCGGGCgctgcggcgggcggtggcgagggaggcggcgctgggCGCCGACCTCGCGAGGCACAGGGACGCGCTCCGGCAGGCGGAGCGCAAGAGCATGAACAAGAGCAACGCCTTCGCCAGCGCCAGCCACGACATCCgctccgcgctcgccgccgtcgccgggctCGTCGAGGTGTCGCGCCCCGAGGCCAACCCCAACATCGTCGACAACCTCAACCAGATGGAGCTCTGCACCAACAAGCTGCTTG ATATACTGAACTCAATACTAGACACAACTAAGGTGGAATCAGGGAAGGTGCAGCTGGAGGAAGTGGAGTTCAACATGGCAGACGTTTTGGAAGAATCCGTGGACATGGCGAATGTTGTCGGCATCACCAAAGGGATCGAAGTGATCTGGGATCCCTGCGATTTCTCTGTCATGAAATGCGACAACATCATCGGTGATAGTAAGAGATTCAAGCAGATCCTTGACAACCTTCTTGGCAATGCCATGAAATTCACACAAGAAGGTCATGTAATTCTCCGGGCTTGGGCCAATAGGCCGATTGCGAGGGGTTCAATCGGTGCTCCTTCGAGATTTGCTTATCGAAGCCTCGAGAACAATTTCTTCAGCTTCTTCTTTGGAGCAAAGGAAGACAGAGTCTCGCAGAATTCTTTCAATCCTTTGCAGAATGATCCCAACTCGGTTGAGTTTTACTTTGAGGTAGTTGATACTGGCATTGGGATCCCCAAGGAGAAGAGAGAGTCTGTGTTTGAGAACTATGTTCAGGTGAAAGAAGGGCATGGAGGCACTGGTCTTGGACTTGGAATCGTGCAATCCTTT GTTCGTCTGATGGGAGGAGAGATAAGTATCAAAGAAAAGGAACCAGGGGAGAGAGGAACATGCTTTGGGTTCAATGTTCTTCTGAAGACTAGTGGAAACCAAGCAGCTGAAGAAGATATAGAGGAAGGGCCATCAACAGTGAGTGAATTAGACATCCGAGCCTCAGTGTTCAGGGAGACTAACTGCTTCAAGGGTTGGCATTGCATCCTCTTTGTTCATGGTGATGAGACCAGAAGAGTCTTGCAAGCTTGGATGGAGAGCATTGGGATGAAAGTTTGGATGGTCCCAGGAGTTGAGTCCATCTCTTCTACATTGGAGAAGGCGCGATCCTCCCGCGATGATTGTGATGTCGATCGATGCTTCAGCTCCAAGGAGATGGTCAGCCAGGTTCTTCCAACTACATTGAGGAACAATAATATCATGGCACGCAATCTTGGAGAGCATCATCCACTTGGCATGCTTCTCATTGTTGATGTGTCAAATGGGCAGCTTGAGAATATTCAGAGACAGGCAAGAGATTTTACCCAAATGAGGAGTCAAGTTCCATGCAAATTTGTCTGCTTGACTGATCTGAGGACCTCTTATAAAGATTTTAGAAGGTTTGAGGAGATGAGCTGCGATCTCATCTTGCGAAAACCGGTGCACGGGTCTCGGTTGTACTCTCTTCTTATGACTCTAAGAGATGTCCAGTCCTCGCCTATGCACAGATCATCTCTTGTTGGCCATGAGAATTATGTCACTAGGCATCAAGATTCTGCAAATATTGTTGCATTAGCTGAAGTTGGACGCTTGGATCAGGGGCTAAAAACTGAAGAAGATAGGCCAttggatggcatgcatgtgttgCTGGTTGAAGACACTTTGGTGCTACAAACTATTCAGAGAAAGATGTTGAACCAACTAGGAGCAATAGTTGAATTGGCAGGGGATGGAGCTAAGGCTGTGGATATGTTCAGAGATGCTATTGAGAGAGCAAGTGTTTCAGAAGAGCATAGTGTACCCTTGCCCTATGATGTCATCTTCATGGATTGCCAG ATGCCGCGAATGGATGGCTATGAAGCAACTAGGCGCATCCGCGAGGAAGAAAGCCGCTACGGAATTCGCACTCCGATCATTGCATTGACTGCTCATTCTATGGAGGATGATCTTCAGAAGGCTATTGATGTTGGGATGGATCTACACATGACAAAGCCGATAGAGAGGAGAAGAATAGTAGAAGCTGTTCATGGTGTCTGCAAAGGCAAAAACTGA
- the LOC4340322 gene encoding uncharacterized protein, translating into MEVEAARRSKRPPWSRTVAVQVALCVAMYAAFSLGEPRFHRNRGRGGGGGVEASLGRGGRGGVSFLSVAGGARPAAEQARLLRQMESIAKAYKVKFVVDVAQLGEEDPLWQNGSLYFQALKIPWYSTTSSHGQIIGNFLKRVMMPYDQSLEIIGMDTGSLQEPIHDGKIRASSREQIKWLEQSIAATSSNWKIVVGYDPFFVCAEAHTLETTKLYEPLQRIFAKYGVNAYISTGGHCGYFRQDNSMLYIGNPSPDDLTSSDGFLLHIVNLLEMESLLINLEGKVVERFVVNHHRLEAL; encoded by the exons aTGGAGGTGGAAGCGGCGCGTCGGAGCAAGCGGCCGCCGTGGAGTCGCACGGTGGCCGTGCAGGTGGCGCTCTGCGTCGCGATGTACGCGGCCTTCAGCCTCGGCGAGCCACGCTTCCACCGGAATcggggccgcggcggtggcggcggcgtggaggcttCGCTGGGTcgtggcggacgcggcggcgtctCCTTCCtcagcgtcgccggcggcgcgcggccggccgccgaGCAGGCCCGCCTCCTACGGCAG ATGGAGAGCATAGCAAAGGCCTATAAAGTCAAGTTTGTGGTGGATGTTGCTCAGCTAGGGGAGGAAGACCCACTTTGGCAAAAT GGTTCCCTGTACTTCCAGGCTCTGAAGATCCCCTG GTATTCCACTACATCATCCCATGGACAGATCATTGGTAATTTTCTGAAGAGAGTGATGATGCCATATGATCAAAGTCTAGAAATTATTGGTATGGACACAGGGTCTTTACAg GAACCTATTCATGATGGGAAAATAAGAGCTTCTAGTAGGGAACAAATTAAATGGCTAGAGCAATCAATAGCGGCAACCAGCAGTAACTG GAAAATAGTTGTTGGATATGATCCATTCTTTGTTTGTGCTGAGGCGCACACACTggaaacaacaaagttgtatgaGCCTCTTCAGCGTATTTTTGCAAAATATGGAGTG AATGCATATATTAGCACGGGAGGTCATTGTGGTTACTTCCGTCAAGACAATTCAATGCTGTATATTGGAAATCCCAGCCCTGATGACCTTACAAGCTCAGATGGTTTCCTCCTGCATATAGTCAACCTTCTTGAGATG GAGTCCCTTTTGATAAATTTAGAAGGCAAGGTGGTTGAAAGATTTGTAGTAAATCATCATCGACTAGAAGCCTTGTAA
- the LOC4340320 gene encoding two-component response regulator ORR22, with protein sequence MLLGALRMEERKGLMGRERDQFPVGMRVLAVDDDPVCLKVLETLLRRCQYHVTSTNQAITALKLLRENRDMFDLVISDVHMPDMDGFKLLELVGLEMDLPVIMLSVNGETKTVMKGITHGACDYLLKPVRIEELRNIWQHVVRRKFGNRERNNLDFSKECNKPQSADTDHGPYQPTCGSSDQNGRSSRKRKELHGEDDDEGDDNDYQENDEPSAAKKPRVVWSVELHRKFVAAVNQLGIDKAVPKRILELMNVEKLTRENVASHLQKYRLYLKRLGAVASQQASIVAAFGGRDPSFLHIGAFEGLQSYQPFAPSAALPSFNPHGLLTRTSAAAAFGLQELAAPSSTIQTSTGNVTVGHCLEENQQANLAQGLTAAIGQPQLQQNWIHQEGNGLSDVFSGSSLTNTLSSTLQRVPSSSLPPQELLECKQAKVSMPPSIRIPPSSSALLERTLGVSTNLGDSSISQQGALPIDGGFSADRLPLHSSFDGAVATKLDTSLAASQREIGQQGKFSVSMLVSPSDNLALAKNAKTGASSSGSTIILPLDTARHSDYLQFGGASNSLQKMDGQKQDHIQSSNIIWSSMPSTQLPSDTQIHNTQNQRLDSGSFNHNIGAHLADQTNASASILPQMKFDTRISEEKMKQKNTYDLGSSKLQGGFNSSGCNFDGLLNSIIKVEKDDLPFMDNELGCDLFPLGACI encoded by the exons ATGCTTCTGGGTGCTTTGAggatggaggagaggaagggattgatggggagggagagggatcaaTTCCCCGTCGGCATGCgggtcctcgccgtcgacgatgACCCGGTGTGCCTCAAGGTTCTTGAGACCCTCCTCCGGCGCTGCCAATACCATG TAACATCAACCAACCAGGCTATTACTGCGTTGAAGCTGCTCAGGGAGAACAGGGACATGTTTGATCTTGTCATCAGTGATGTCCACATGCCCGACATGGACGGATTTAAGCTCCTTGAGCTTGTGGGGCTTGAAATGGATCTCCCAGTCATCA TGTTATCAGTAAATGGAGAGACAAAGACTGTGATGAAGGGGATAACTCATGGTGCCTGTGACTATCTTCTAAAACCGGTCCGAATCGAAGAACTAAGGAACATATGGCAGCATGTTGTTAGGAGGAAGTTCGGTAATCGTGAGCGAAACAATCTTGATTTCTCCAAAGAATGCAATAAGCCGCAAAGCGCGGATACTGATCATGGACCATACCAACCTACCTGTGGTTCTTCTGATCAAAATGGGAGGTCCAGCAGGAAAAGGAAAGAACTacacggcgaggacgacgatgaAGGCGATGATAATGATTATCAAGAAAATGATGAGCCCTCAGCTGCAAAGAAGCCCAGAGTTGTATGGTCAGTTGAGCTGCACCGAAAATTTGTTGCCGCTGTCAACCAGCTTGGAATTGACA AAGCTGTACCAAAAAGAATTCTTGAGCTTATGAATGTGGAGAAACTCACCAGGGAAAATGTTGCAAGTCATCTACAG AAGTACAGGCTTTACCTCAAGAGACTAGGTGCTGTAGCATCACAACAAGCCAGCATTGTTGCTGCCTTTGGAGGCAGAGATCCCTCCTTCTTGCATATTGGAGCATTTGAAGGACTCCAGAGCTATCAACCTTTTGCACCTTCTGCTGCTCTTCCATCTTTCAATCCACATGGCCTGCTAACCCGAACTAGCGCCGCCGCGGCTTTCGGACTTCAGGAGCTTGCTGCCCCCTCCAGCACAATTCAGACTTCTACAGGAAATGTCACAGTTGGCCATTGCTTGGAAGAAAACCAGCAGGCAAATCTAGCACAAGGCTTGACCGCGGCGATCGGGCAACCTCAGCTTCAACAGAACTGGATTCATCAAGAAGGTAATGGTCTGTCTGATGTTTTTTCTGGGAGTTCTCTGACCAACACTTTGTCCAGCACACTCCAAAGAGTTCCAAGCAGTTCATTGCCACCACAAGAACTCTTGGAGTGCAAACAAGCCAAAGTTAGCATGCCGCCATCGATACGGATACCGCCTTCTAGTTCAGCACTTCTTGAGAGGACTCTTGGGGTTTCCACCAATTTGGGAGATTCTAGTATATCCCAGCAGGGTGCTCTTCCAATAGATGGTGGATTTTCTGCTGACAGGTTACCATTGCACAGTTCATTTGATGGCGCTGTTGCAACAAAGCTAGATACTAGTTTGGCAGCTTCACAGAGAGAGATTGGCCAGCAGGGGAAATTTTCAGTTAGCATGCTTGTCTCCCCTTCTGACAATCTTGCATTAGCCAAAAATGCCAAAACTGGAGCTAGTTCTTCTGGCAGTACTATAATTCTCCCTCTTGATACTGCAAGACATTCAGACTACTTGCAGTTCGGAGGTGCAAGCAATTCTTTGCAGAAAATGGATGGACAGAAACAAGATCATATACAGAGCTCAAACATTATATGGAGTTCAATGCCAAGCACTCAACTGCCAAGTGATACCCAAATTCATAATACTCAAAACCAAAGATTGGACAGCGGAAGTTTTAACCATAATATTGGTGCCCATTTGGCTGACCAAACAAATGCAAGTGCGTCAATACTTCCGCAAATGAAGTTTGACACAAGAATATCAGAAGAGAAAATGAAGCAGAAGAATACATATGACTTGGGTAGTTCAAAGCTGCAGGGTGGATTTAATTCTAGTGGCTGCAATTTTGATGGCCTTCTCAATTCCATAATCAAAGTG GAGAAGGATGATCTCCCATTCATGGACAATGAATTGGGCTGTGACCTTTTTCCACTTGGTGCCTGCATATGA